The following coding sequences are from one uncultured Desulfobacter sp. window:
- a CDS encoding CooT family nickel-binding protein — MCEANAYLIDKSGQESLFLEAVDKVEPEEDGIRLVSIFGEQKFIKGKIHSLSLVEHKVFIKPE, encoded by the coding sequence ATGTGTGAAGCCAATGCATATCTCATAGACAAGAGTGGACAGGAATCATTATTTCTGGAGGCCGTGGACAAGGTCGAACCCGAAGAAGACGGTATTCGCCTGGTCTCCATTTTTGGTGAACAGAAATTTATAAAAGGAAAGATTCACTCTTTGTCCCTGGTGGAACATAAGGTGTTTATCAAACCTGAATAG
- a CDS encoding FAD-dependent oxidoreductase, with protein sequence MAKKIIIIGAVALGPKVASRLRRLDSDCEITMIDRDSLISYGGCGIPYYIGGDIGELKDLYSTTAHHPRDPEFFRTVKGVNVLTRTEAIGIDRRNKLLKVRHLDDGTESDMPYDKLVIGTGGTPFTPPIPGADLPGVYPVSNLHHADAIKELISKGAVGSAVVIGAGAIGVEMAEALTDLWGVETTLVEMAPHILPVAIGPNIALIAEKELENNDVDVKIGAQVTKILGDAENGVTGVEVSGEVIDCDLVIMAVGVRPNTGFAAEAGLAVGRGGSLIVDKNLRTTDPDIYAGGDCIEVRNQVSGDQLPMPLGSLANRQGRIIGTNIFGKNAQFDGTVGTFCIKIFGMGVATAGLTLHQAKMAGFDPVHSVVAQFDRAHFYPDSKFLFIQLIADRNTRKVLGVEAVGEQIDSVKSRVDAVVPLLQQGMTVDDVCTLEVAYAPPFASAMDVINNAGNALDNILDGRNTPIDWPEFIELFDKGEITVVDLREAVEAQPFIEKYGADRWIHIPQPELRERYNELPRDKELCLFCGTGARSFECQTTLNQNGFTRVKNLQGGYAIIRVTEPDFIPEGG encoded by the coding sequence ATGGCAAAAAAAATCATTATTATCGGTGCGGTGGCCCTGGGCCCCAAAGTGGCCAGCCGCCTCAGACGGCTTGATTCCGATTGTGAAATAACTATGATAGACAGGGATAGTTTGATTTCATACGGCGGATGCGGCATTCCTTATTATATTGGCGGGGATATTGGAGAACTTAAAGATTTATACTCCACAACGGCCCATCACCCCAGGGACCCGGAATTTTTCCGCACCGTCAAAGGCGTTAATGTACTCACCCGGACTGAAGCCATCGGCATTGACCGCAGAAACAAACTGCTGAAAGTCCGTCATCTTGACGACGGAACAGAGTCTGACATGCCCTATGACAAACTGGTCATCGGTACCGGCGGCACACCGTTTACACCGCCCATCCCAGGCGCCGATCTGCCGGGGGTATACCCCGTCTCCAACCTCCACCATGCCGACGCCATCAAAGAACTGATCAGCAAGGGTGCCGTGGGAAGTGCCGTGGTCATCGGTGCCGGTGCCATCGGGGTTGAAATGGCCGAAGCCCTGACGGACTTATGGGGTGTGGAAACCACCCTTGTGGAAATGGCGCCCCATATCCTGCCGGTTGCCATCGGTCCCAATATCGCGCTGATTGCCGAAAAAGAGCTTGAAAACAATGACGTGGACGTCAAAATAGGTGCCCAGGTGACCAAAATCCTCGGGGATGCCGAAAACGGTGTTACCGGCGTTGAAGTCAGCGGCGAAGTGATCGATTGCGACCTTGTGATCATGGCCGTGGGCGTTAGACCGAACACGGGTTTTGCGGCGGAAGCGGGCCTGGCTGTGGGCCGGGGCGGTTCTTTGATCGTGGATAAAAATCTGAGAACCACCGACCCGGATATCTATGCCGGCGGTGACTGCATTGAGGTACGCAACCAGGTATCCGGAGACCAGCTCCCCATGCCTTTGGGCTCCCTTGCCAACCGCCAGGGCCGGATCATCGGCACCAACATCTTCGGCAAAAATGCCCAATTTGACGGTACGGTGGGCACCTTTTGCATCAAGATCTTCGGCATGGGTGTTGCCACAGCAGGCCTGACCCTTCACCAGGCCAAGATGGCCGGATTTGATCCGGTTCACTCCGTGGTGGCCCAGTTTGACAGGGCCCATTTCTATCCCGACTCAAAGTTCCTGTTCATCCAGCTCATCGCCGACCGCAATACCCGCAAGGTGTTGGGTGTGGAAGCCGTGGGCGAGCAGATTGATTCCGTCAAATCCAGGGTGGATGCCGTGGTGCCCCTGCTGCAACAAGGCATGACCGTGGATGATGTCTGTACCCTGGAGGTGGCCTATGCACCGCCGTTTGCCTCTGCCATGGATGTGATCAACAATGCCGGTAACGCACTGGATAATATCCTGGACGGCAGAAACACCCCCATTGACTGGCCTGAATTTATTGAACTGTTCGACAAAGGCGAAATCACGGTGGTGGATTTAAGAGAGGCAGTGGAAGCCCAGCCGTTCATTGAGAAGTACGGTGCGGACCGCTGGATTCACATCCCCCAGCCCGAGTTGCGCGAACGCTACAATGAACTGCCCAGGGACAAGGAACTCTGCCTTTTCTGCGGCACAGGCGCCAGATCCTTTGAATGTCAAACTACCCTGAACCAGAACGGATTTACCCGGGTTAAAAATCTCCAGGGCGGCTATGCCATCATCCGTGTCACTGAGCCCGATTTTATCCCCGAAGGCGGATAA
- a CDS encoding DUF309 domain-containing protein: MMTKRFNPFENRTDRDVRNLLGSAFTGALHKGDPALVARAVSGLGQKQLPVPAQVYIKERSRRYNDVLAQVTAHPELASDVYALAGLLWDESLFFECHEWLEQDYRTLQGQAKKNLQAMIRTAGAFELLAYDRKEAAVSVASKALAVLEEYFLQVPESFNIAPKMARLKTLIKAA, from the coding sequence ATGATGACTAAACGATTCAATCCCTTTGAAAACCGAACGGACCGGGATGTGAGAAATCTTTTGGGCAGTGCGTTTACCGGTGCGCTGCACAAAGGCGACCCGGCACTTGTGGCCAGGGCGGTCTCGGGCCTGGGGCAAAAACAATTGCCTGTTCCGGCCCAAGTGTACATCAAAGAGCGGTCCAGGCGGTATAACGATGTTTTGGCACAGGTCACGGCACATCCGGAGTTGGCTTCCGACGTCTATGCGTTAGCCGGTCTACTTTGGGATGAATCCCTTTTTTTTGAATGCCATGAGTGGCTCGAGCAAGATTATAGAACGCTTCAGGGCCAGGCGAAAAAAAATTTGCAGGCAATGATACGCACCGCAGGTGCCTTTGAATTGCTGGCGTATGACCGGAAAGAGGCGGCGGTCTCAGTGGCATCAAAAGCCTTGGCCGTGCTCGAAGAATATTTTTTGCAGGTCCCGGAATCATTTAATATTGCACCCAAGATGGCGCGCTTGAAAACCCTTATCAAAGCGGCCTAA
- a CDS encoding carbohydrate kinase, producing MILVTGEILFDVFPDYKRMGGAPFNFAYHLKKLGFPVRFISRVGNDDLGNEILDFLNTHDFNSEDVQIDADHPTGTVQVEVQGKGEHTFTITRDTAYDYIDPAPVHQLLSGTTPDVIYFGTLIQRTPNNFDLLQKILHKKSPGTKSFCDINLRPECYTAQTVKASLNCADIVKLNTDELESPAVCPDVQPSHEMTAAQLMKTHHLETLILTMGGQGSQWFTSDSGHHRGPSAESLDIADTVGAGDAYAAMSVAGILKHMPVDKIIPLAAQFASHVCGIQGALIQDVGVYQTFKRKLER from the coding sequence ATGATTCTTGTCACTGGTGAAATTTTGTTTGACGTATTTCCCGACTACAAGCGCATGGGCGGGGCCCCCTTTAATTTTGCCTACCACCTGAAAAAATTAGGATTTCCGGTAAGATTTATTTCACGGGTCGGAAATGACGACCTGGGCAATGAAATCCTGGATTTTTTAAACACCCACGACTTCAATTCCGAAGACGTGCAAATTGACGCAGATCACCCCACCGGCACAGTGCAGGTCGAAGTCCAGGGCAAAGGAGAACACACATTTACCATCACCAGGGATACGGCATACGATTACATTGATCCGGCCCCAGTCCATCAATTACTGTCGGGGACAACACCCGATGTGATCTATTTCGGCACCTTGATCCAGAGGACCCCAAACAATTTTGACCTGCTCCAAAAAATTTTACACAAAAAATCGCCGGGAACTAAATCTTTTTGCGACATTAACCTGAGACCTGAGTGCTACACCGCACAGACGGTCAAGGCGTCATTGAATTGCGCAGACATTGTAAAACTCAATACCGATGAACTTGAATCACCTGCTGTTTGCCCGGATGTTCAACCCTCCCACGAAATGACCGCCGCTCAATTGATGAAAACCCATCATCTTGAAACCCTCATCCTAACCATGGGGGGACAGGGAAGCCAATGGTTTACGTCAGACTCCGGTCACCATAGGGGACCTTCGGCCGAATCTTTGGATATTGCGGATACTGTCGGGGCAGGAGATGCATATGCGGCAATGTCAGTGGCCGGCATCCTGAAACACATGCCGGTTGATAAAATCATCCCCCTTGCCGCCCAATTTGCATCCCATGTCTGCGGCATCCAGGGCGCTTTGATTCAAGATGTCGGGGTCTATCAAACATTTAAAAGAAAATTGGAGAGATAG
- a CDS encoding DUF3842 family protein encodes MKKVCVIDGQGGGIGSTVIKRIKERFEESVEVIALGTNAIATAQMLKARANKGASGTNAIVQTVKDADMIIGTVGIIMPHAMMGEVTPRMAEAVSCSPAKKVLLPLTQENIAIVGMVGAPLPQLVDELLDAYFPLS; translated from the coding sequence ATGAAAAAAGTGTGTGTTATTGATGGTCAGGGCGGCGGTATTGGATCAACTGTCATCAAGCGGATCAAGGAGCGGTTTGAGGAATCCGTTGAGGTGATTGCCCTTGGCACCAACGCCATTGCCACGGCCCAAATGCTTAAAGCCAGGGCAAATAAGGGCGCTTCCGGCACCAATGCCATTGTGCAGACGGTTAAGGATGCGGATATGATAATCGGTACCGTGGGGATTATCATGCCCCACGCCATGATGGGGGAGGTGACCCCCCGGATGGCTGAAGCCGTATCATGCTCCCCGGCCAAAAAGGTACTCCTGCCGCTGACCCAGGAAAATATCGCCATTGTCGGGATGGTGGGGGCGCCGCTGCCCCAGTTGGTGGACGAATTGTTGGACGCGTATTTCCCTCTGTCGTAA
- the tmk gene encoding dTMP kinase, which produces MENAKKGGFVVFEGIDGSGKTTQSQLLYKRLASTNTQVFATCEPTDGPVGRLLRRMLSGDLPADQRTIASLFAADRTEHLMDPETGIRQMVDNGTTVVCDRYYFSSYAYHSQYMDMEWVIQANRLNADILKPDITLFIDVDPEICLKRLQTTRKHLEIYEKLDIMKQVRANYLAAFHRLKKQECVAVIDGNDSVENIADAVWDQVCQVI; this is translated from the coding sequence TTGGAAAACGCAAAAAAGGGCGGTTTTGTGGTGTTTGAAGGGATTGACGGGTCTGGCAAGACCACCCAGAGCCAACTGCTGTACAAGCGACTGGCATCAACGAACACCCAGGTTTTTGCCACATGCGAACCCACCGACGGGCCTGTGGGCCGATTGCTGCGCCGGATGCTGTCCGGCGACCTGCCGGCCGACCAGCGCACCATTGCAAGCCTGTTTGCCGCAGACCGTACCGAGCATCTGATGGATCCCGAGACCGGCATCCGGCAGATGGTGGACAATGGCACAACGGTGGTGTGTGACAGGTATTATTTCTCTTCCTATGCCTATCACAGCCAATATATGGATATGGAGTGGGTGATCCAGGCCAATCGGCTCAATGCCGATATTTTAAAACCGGATATCACCCTGTTTATTGATGTGGACCCCGAAATCTGCCTGAAGCGGCTTCAAACTACCAGAAAACATCTTGAGATCTATGAAAAATTAGATATTATGAAGCAGGTACGGGCAAATTATTTGGCAGCGTTTCACCGCTTGAAAAAACAGGAGTGTGTGGCTGTGATTGACGGAAACGACTCCGTTGAAAACATAGCCGATGCAGTCTGGGATCAGGTCTGCCAGGTGATTTAA
- a CDS encoding gamma-glutamyl-gamma-aminobutyrate hydrolase family protein (Members of this family of hydrolases with an active site Cys residue belong to MEROPS family C26.) — protein MPVFIAICANTEYNKNGQTITSVPVAYSQCVLQAGAVPVILPPCRDEQTVVLMLSRFSGLILPGGLDMDAQYFNQEMHPACRASDPELDLFQVTLVKLAVELKMPILGICRGAQVANVALGGSLVQDIPSQLPESHISHMQTVFSFDTDHDVRFDPGSRLYGLFGASMRINSRHHQSIDAPGNGIRITAWAPDGVVEGAEHESLPIYLVQWHPELLMQKSDSMRPLFNRFIGHCKEKRAWF, from the coding sequence ATGCCAGTTTTCATCGCCATTTGCGCCAATACCGAATACAATAAAAATGGTCAGACCATCACCAGTGTTCCCGTGGCCTACAGCCAGTGTGTCCTGCAAGCCGGTGCCGTGCCTGTTATCCTGCCGCCCTGCCGGGATGAACAGACCGTGGTCCTGATGCTCTCCCGCTTCAGCGGCCTGATTCTTCCAGGGGGGCTGGACATGGACGCCCAGTATTTTAATCAAGAGATGCATCCGGCATGCAGGGCCAGTGATCCCGAGCTGGATCTGTTTCAGGTTACCCTGGTGAAACTGGCCGTGGAACTTAAAATGCCCATTCTGGGTATTTGCCGGGGTGCCCAGGTGGCAAACGTGGCGCTAGGCGGCTCCCTGGTCCAGGATATCCCAAGTCAGTTGCCCGAATCCCACATTTCTCACATGCAGACGGTATTCTCCTTTGACACGGACCATGATGTCCGGTTCGATCCGGGTTCCCGGCTGTACGGCCTGTTTGGCGCGTCCATGCGTATCAACTCCCGGCATCATCAATCCATTGATGCCCCGGGCAACGGCATACGCATCACGGCATGGGCACCGGACGGCGTCGTGGAAGGGGCAGAGCACGAATCTCTGCCCATTTACCTTGTGCAGTGGCACCCTGAACTGCTCATGCAAAAAAGTGACAGCATGCGACCTTTATTCAATCGGTTCATCGGCCACTGCAAAGAAAAGAGGGCTTGGTTCTAA
- a CDS encoding cytochrome c3 family protein, which translates to MKRLFLIAVPWFAFAFIFTGLALAEDTEATFELPTGTMSLQAPEDVEHKATLSPVNFPHSLHFSYSCQACHHAWDGNGPIKSCGTSGCHENFWAPKPGQADGAGNKVKSMVGAYHQACRDCHRKEADQQKAAGSKAIVTGPIACAGCHPDPHSEVVDSDEALSIPMGIITIEAPEGVEATRGSVGFPHGLHFQFACKACHHDWDGESEVEACSSCHSETEPSGGRNIKSEENVMYYLAAYHNVCVTCHRDTAKQRRAAMAEGKTAKADLPKAAPVNCSGCHSPS; encoded by the coding sequence ATGAAACGATTATTTCTCATTGCAGTACCCTGGTTTGCTTTTGCTTTTATTTTTACGGGCCTTGCCCTTGCTGAAGACACTGAAGCCACATTCGAGCTTCCCACCGGCACCATGAGCTTACAGGCGCCTGAGGATGTCGAACACAAAGCCACATTGTCCCCGGTTAATTTTCCCCATTCCCTTCATTTTTCCTATTCCTGCCAAGCGTGCCATCATGCTTGGGACGGAAACGGCCCCATAAAAAGTTGCGGGACCAGCGGCTGCCATGAAAATTTCTGGGCACCGAAACCCGGTCAGGCCGATGGCGCGGGAAATAAGGTGAAATCCATGGTGGGTGCCTATCACCAGGCATGCCGCGACTGTCATAGAAAAGAGGCGGATCAGCAAAAGGCGGCCGGTTCCAAAGCGATTGTAACAGGCCCTATTGCCTGTGCCGGATGTCATCCAGATCCCCATTCCGAGGTGGTAGACAGTGATGAAGCGCTGTCAATCCCCATGGGTATCATCACCATCGAAGCGCCCGAAGGGGTTGAGGCCACAAGAGGTTCCGTTGGTTTTCCCCACGGACTTCATTTCCAGTTTGCCTGTAAAGCCTGCCATCATGACTGGGATGGTGAAAGTGAAGTTGAGGCCTGTTCTTCCTGCCACAGTGAAACAGAACCGTCAGGCGGCAGAAATATCAAATCCGAAGAGAACGTGATGTACTATCTGGCGGCCTATCACAATGTCTGTGTAACCTGCCACAGGGATACCGCCAAGCAACGCAGGGCAGCCATGGCAGAAGGCAAGACAGCCAAAGCGGATCTTCCCAAAGCGGCACCTGTGAATTGCAGCGGTTGCCACAGTCCGTCTTAA
- a CDS encoding HAD-IIB family hydrolase: MNKKGLYIQMFSIHGLIRSENMELGHDADTGGQIKYVIELGKALSKHEDVRKVDLLTRLISDKSCSNDYSRPIETVNEKFRIVRLQCGGKKYIRKELLWPFMDEYVDKTIKFIKNEREIPDIIHGHYPDAGYVAKELARFFGLPFVYTGHSLGRSKKQRLLDEGVKEEELNKKFKIDHRIFMEEQVLKSADMIVTSTRQEVDKQYGLYQNKNLPTYHVIPPGIDIEKFCPYYHDTFADEEQKEEALFTRQSLIKELRRFFRHHDKPIILALCRPDKRKNIEGLVKAYGEDYDLQAIANLAVFAGIRKDISQKEDSERDVLTQMLLLIDKYNLYGKMAIPKKHDFEHEVPELYRIAARKSGVFVNSALVEPFGLTLLEALACGLPVVATNDGGPKDIIDNCKGGILVDPKDTKSIAKAIKDILVHPDTWNTFSKNGIMNTRKHYTWKSHVQTYVEKIETLHRKYETLEMDANEQRLNIGKRFSDLHHFIITDIDNTLLGDDEESLGQLMKLIEDNKKHIGFGVATGRVLESALKILQENNIMMPDIIISGVGSEITYGESLYHDKGWEKHISKNWNPDQIMSTLEQIDYLKKQPKINQTPFKISYNMLPGKDHLPQLHHILAKNRFRYTLIYSHEKYLDILPYRASKGKAIRYLSYKWEIPLKNLLICGDSGNDEEMLKGEPAGIVVGNYSSELESLKHMKNIYFAQNNASGGIIEGIEHYNFIQKANRATRR, from the coding sequence ATGAATAAAAAAGGCCTATATATTCAGATGTTCAGTATCCACGGCCTTATTCGAAGCGAAAACATGGAATTGGGCCATGATGCCGACACAGGCGGACAGATTAAATATGTCATAGAGTTAGGCAAAGCGTTATCCAAACACGAAGATGTCCGAAAGGTAGATCTGCTGACACGGTTGATCTCAGACAAGTCCTGTTCCAATGACTACAGTCGGCCCATTGAAACGGTCAATGAAAAATTTCGCATTGTCAGACTCCAGTGCGGCGGAAAAAAATATATACGCAAAGAGCTGCTGTGGCCGTTTATGGATGAGTATGTGGATAAAACCATCAAGTTCATTAAAAATGAAAGAGAAATCCCGGACATTATCCACGGCCACTATCCTGATGCGGGCTATGTGGCCAAAGAACTGGCCCGTTTTTTCGGCCTCCCCTTCGTCTATACCGGCCATTCTTTAGGAAGATCAAAGAAACAAAGACTGTTGGATGAAGGGGTAAAAGAAGAGGAATTAAACAAAAAGTTTAAAATTGATCACCGGATCTTCATGGAAGAGCAGGTGTTAAAATCAGCAGATATGATTGTAACCAGTACCCGCCAGGAAGTCGACAAACAATATGGGCTATACCAGAACAAGAATCTGCCCACGTATCATGTAATACCACCCGGCATCGACATTGAAAAATTTTGCCCATATTACCACGATACCTTTGCCGATGAAGAGCAAAAAGAGGAGGCCCTGTTCACAAGACAGTCACTGATCAAAGAGCTGCGCCGTTTTTTCAGGCACCACGACAAACCGATCATTCTTGCATTATGCCGGCCTGATAAACGAAAAAACATTGAAGGGCTTGTCAAGGCGTATGGAGAAGACTATGACCTGCAGGCCATTGCCAACCTTGCCGTCTTTGCCGGTATCAGAAAAGACATATCCCAGAAAGAGGACAGTGAACGGGATGTGTTGACCCAGATGCTGCTCTTGATAGATAAATATAACCTTTACGGCAAAATGGCCATCCCCAAAAAACACGATTTTGAGCATGAAGTACCCGAGCTGTATCGGATTGCCGCAAGAAAAAGCGGCGTGTTTGTAAATTCCGCATTGGTAGAACCCTTTGGTTTGACCCTTTTAGAAGCCCTGGCATGCGGACTGCCGGTGGTGGCCACAAATGACGGCGGTCCCAAAGATATCATTGATAATTGCAAAGGCGGTATCCTGGTGGACCCCAAAGACACAAAATCCATTGCCAAAGCCATTAAAGATATTCTGGTGCATCCGGATACATGGAACACCTTTTCAAAAAACGGCATCATGAATACCCGTAAACATTATACCTGGAAAAGCCATGTGCAAACATATGTGGAGAAGATAGAAACCCTGCACCGAAAATACGAAACCCTGGAAATGGACGCCAACGAACAGCGCTTGAACATCGGCAAACGGTTTTCGGACCTGCACCACTTTATCATCACCGATATTGACAATACCTTGCTGGGCGATGACGAGGAGAGCCTTGGACAGTTGATGAAACTGATTGAGGACAACAAAAAACACATCGGGTTTGGTGTGGCAACAGGCCGGGTACTTGAATCGGCCCTGAAAATTTTACAGGAAAACAACATCATGATGCCGGACATCATCATCTCCGGTGTGGGAAGTGAAATCACCTATGGTGAATCCTTGTATCACGACAAGGGTTGGGAAAAGCATATTTCCAAAAACTGGAATCCAGACCAGATCATGTCAACGCTTGAACAGATTGATTATCTGAAAAAACAGCCGAAAATCAACCAGACGCCCTTTAAAATCAGTTATAACATGTTGCCCGGCAAGGATCATCTGCCCCAACTGCACCACATTCTGGCCAAAAACCGATTCCGATATACCTTAATCTATTCCCATGAAAAATATCTGGATATCCTTCCCTACAGGGCATCAAAAGGCAAAGCCATTCGGTATTTAAGCTATAAATGGGAAATTCCCTTGAAAAATCTTTTGATCTGCGGGGATTCGGGCAATGACGAAGAGATGCTCAAGGGGGAACCTGCCGGTATTGTGGTGGGAAATTACAGTT